Proteins encoded by one window of Dioscorea cayenensis subsp. rotundata cultivar TDr96_F1 chromosome 20, TDr96_F1_v2_PseudoChromosome.rev07_lg8_w22 25.fasta, whole genome shotgun sequence:
- the LOC120251451 gene encoding berberine bridge enzyme-like 18, with the protein MASGSATPLLLLYLISISLATTCHSFSTEQFLQCLQSKTSTKNISQLLFFPNTTSYSTLLLSSISNARFTTPQTSKPLLIFTPSHESHVQASVLCSKTYSLSLRVRSGGHDLEGLSYQSLDNQPFIILDLNILRSVTVDVEHRTALVEAGATIGDLYYQIAKQTTTLGFPAGTSPTVGVGGQISVGGVGTLVRKYGLAADNVLDVRLVDVYGRILDKDSMGENLFWAVRGGGAVSFCVVLSWKLRLVPVPQTVTLFNVAKSLQDGAIDIIDKWQHVAYNLPEDLFIETLMQTLMNGTKGAEVFFNGLYLGKSNEALEVMNIRFPELGVKANDLNEMSWIQSVLSFALYPIDSPIAILIDRSLQQKANFKAKSDYAVNLLPRAALNLLWDSLLQVDRAAIYFEPYGGKMAEIPEFQIPFPHRKGSLFSILYLVAWAEEAEKNLDWVRNLYNQMTPYVSKNPRGAYLNYRDLDLGRNEGRKTSYSMAEVWGHKYFKNNFLRLALAKGKVDPVDFFWNEQSIPPLVLVKV; encoded by the coding sequence ATGGCTTCAGGCTCTGCAACTCCTCTCCTTCTCTTATACCTCATCTCCATTTCCTTGGCAACAACTTGCCATTCATTCTCCACTGAACAATTCCTCCAATGTCTCCAAAGCAAAACCTCAACTAAAAACATCTCCCAACTACTCTTCTTCCCAAACACCACCTCCTACTCCACGCTCCTCCTGTCCTCAATTTCAAACGCCAGGTTCACCACCCCACAAACATCAAAACCCCTACTCATCTTCACACCATCTCATGAATCCCATGTCCAAGCATCTGTCCTCTGTTCTAAAACCTATTCTCTTTCCCTTAGAGTTCGGAGTGGTGGCCATGACTTGGAAGGCCTCTCTTACCAATCTCTGGACAACCAACCTTTCATCATTCTAGACCTCAACATCTTGCGATCAGTGACTGTTGATGTAGAGCATCGCACTGCGTTGGTTGAGGCCGGTGCAACCATCGGCGACCTATACTatcaaattgccaaacaaaccaCAACACTTGGATTCCCGGCGGGCACCTCCCCCACTGTTGGCGTCGGCGGGCAGATAAGTGTCGGCGGCGTTGGAACTCTTGTCAGGAAGTACGGACTCGCAGCTGACAATGTCTTGGATGTAAGACTTGTGGACGTGTATGGCCGGATATTGGACAAAGATTCCATGGGAGAGAATCTCTTCTGGGCAGTTAGAGGTGGTGGAGCTGTGAGCTTTTGTGTTGTTCTTTCATGGAAGTTGAGGTTAGTTCCAGTCCCTCAAACTGTTACCTTGTTCAATGTAGCCAAATCATTACAGGATGGTGCAATAGATATCATTGACAAGTGGCAGCATGTCGCTTACAATCTCCCAGAGGACTTGTTCATTGAGACTCTGATGCAAACTCTAATGAACGGTACCAAAGGAGCAGAAGTTTTCTTCAATGGGCTGTATTTAGGGAAGTCCAATGAGGCTCTGGAGGTGATGAACATTAGGTTTCCTGAGTTGGGAGTGAAAGCGAATGACTTGAATGAGATGAGTTGGATTCAGTCAGTCTTGTCCTTTGCCCTTTATCCTATTGATTCCCCTATTGCAATCCTTATCGATAGGAGCCTCCAACAAAAGGCTAATTTCAAAGCTAAGTCTGACTATGCAGTGAATCTTCTACCAAGAGCTGCATTGAATCTCTTGTGGGATAGTTTACTGCAAGTTGACAGAGCAGCCATTTATTTTGAACCATATGGTGGGAAGATGGCTGAGATTCCAGAGTTCCAGATACCATTTCCTCATAGGAAGGGGAGTCTATTCAGCATCCTTTATCTTGTGGCATGGGCAGAGGAGGCTGAGAAAAACTTGGACTGGGttagaaatttatataatcAAATGACTCCTTACGTCTCAAAGAATCCCAGGGGTGCATATTTGAACTATAGAGATTTAGATTTAGGGAGGAATGAAGGGAGAAAAACAAGCTATTCCATGGCTGAGGTGTGGGGTCACAAGTACTTCAAGAATAACTTCTTAAGGTTGGCTCTTGCCAAGGGTAAAGTTGATCCTGTTGATTTCTTCTGGAATGAACAGAGCATTCCTCCTCTTGTGCTTGTTAAGGTTTGA